In one Nicotiana sylvestris chromosome 8, ASM39365v2, whole genome shotgun sequence genomic region, the following are encoded:
- the LOC138875227 gene encoding uncharacterized protein gives MHSGTCYLELPICYGCGMRGHIQRYCHASRQGMGRGTAQSSIQATATSSAPSTARGTPTPTGHDVARNGAQSSGGPSRFYAMSGRQIAEAFPYVVPCILTVQYHDVYALIDLGSTMSYVTPFVSIGFGIEPDQLHELFLVSTPVGESITVAGVYKGCVVTIQGRDTLSDLIELGMVEFDLIMGMDWLYSCVAKLDCRTRTIRLEFTNEPITEWKGDNVVHRGRFISYLKAAKMIKGVSII, from the coding sequence ATGCACtcagggacttgctatctagagttacctatatgctatggatgtgggatgaggggtcatattCAGAGATATTGTCATGCATCCCGCCAGGGAATGGGTAGGGGCACAGCTCAGTCATCCATCCAGGCAACTGCTACATCTTCAGCCCCCTCCACAGCTCGAGGTACCCCAACACCCACAGGGCATGATGTAGCTAGGAATGGTGCGCAGAGTTCAGGAGGACCCAGCCGGTTttatgctatgagtggtcgccagaTTGCAGaggcttttccatatgttgttccATGTATTTTGACTGTCCAAtatcatgatgtgtatgcacttattgaccttGGTTCCACCatgtcctatgttaccccttttgtttCTATAGGATTCGGGATAGAGCCGGATCAGCTTCATGAGCTCTTTTTGGTGTCTACCCCAGTTGGTGAGTCTATTACAGTTGCTGGGGTTTATAAGGGATGTGTTGTTACGATACAGGGTAGGGATACATTGTCTGATCTTATTGAGTTAGGGATGGTCGAATTTGAtttaataatgggaatggattggctttattcatgcgttgccaaacttgattgtcggactagaacCATTAGGCTTGAATTTACTAATGAGCCCATTActgaatggaagggagataatgtagtgcatagaggtcggtttatttcctaccttaaggctgCGAAGATGATCAAGGGTGTATCTATCATCTAG